In Nocardia sputorum, a single genomic region encodes these proteins:
- a CDS encoding monooxygenase family protein has protein sequence MRVNRTTVDLSEYPDLVVIYIGMRVRRPRGMLRLLGLGPKLYRSHKDRPDGLLLHEDLVWALFPPHWGARQYWRDLDSLEAWTRTAPHRDWWQKFLRDSGGTGFWHEAYFARGGIDAMYDDMDPPTGLARFAPVVASRGHRFSTRGRVHGGPAGIEPVVSESVYYPGESE, from the coding sequence ATGAGGGTGAACAGGACCACGGTGGACCTGTCCGAGTATCCGGATCTGGTGGTCATCTACATCGGCATGCGGGTGCGGCGGCCGCGGGGAATGCTGCGGCTGCTCGGGCTCGGGCCGAAACTCTATCGCTCGCACAAGGATCGGCCGGACGGGTTGCTGCTGCACGAAGATCTCGTCTGGGCGCTGTTCCCGCCGCACTGGGGCGCACGGCAGTACTGGCGCGATCTCGACAGCCTCGAAGCATGGACGCGGACCGCGCCGCACCGGGACTGGTGGCAGAAGTTCCTGCGCGACTCCGGTGGCACCGGGTTCTGGCACGAGGCCTATTTCGCCCGCGGCGGCATCGACGCCATGTACGACGACATGGACCCGCCGACCGGACTCGCACGGTTCGCACCGGTCGTCGCCTCCCGCGGTCACCGGTTCTCCACCCGCGGCCGGGTCCACGGCGGACCGGCCGGGATCGAACCCGTCGTGAGCGAATCCGTTTACTACCCTGGCGAATCCGAGTAG